In Gracilibacillus salitolerans, the sequence GCGAAGTTGCAAACAGAAAAAGACAATTGTTATGGACAACTAGATGTAATTCGAAAAACGTACCAAGAACATCAAAGTAACTATAAAGAATGGAAATTATCTTTAGAACATTTAAATGATCAGTTGTCGATTTATGATCAGGACAAATTACAACAAGAAGAAGATCGAAAACTTTTGTTACAGCAACTAGAACAAATTGAACAGGACTTAGACAAATTACAATCAAAATTGAGCAAGCTAGATAATGAAATAGAAGAATTGACTGATCAGCATCAAAATTTTGAAGCAAAAGAAGAACAACTGAAACAGGAATTACAAACACTGCACGTCGAGCAAGCAGAACTAAGAAGTAAGCTGTCTAATCAGAAAGAGAAGGTTGCAAAGTCGGAAACAGAATTAACCGAGGTTTCCGAGACAATTGCTGGAAAACAAGAACAGCTACGGCAATTAATAGCAGTTAAAAATAGCCAACAAACAGAAGAAGAAATTGACGAAGAAATTAATAAAAAGCGTCAAGAAAAAGCAACACTGCAGCAAAATTTACAAGGATTACGTGAACAACGATCAGAAACACAGCATAAAGTTACCACTTTAGATAATTCTCTTAAGCAAGCGAAAAAAGAAGAGTACCACCTACAACAGGAGATCCAAACGATTGAAATCGAACGAAACCGATTAGATTTGGAGTTGGAAAATCGCCTTCAATTACTGGAGAATGAATACAGTATGACTTTTGAAAAAGCGAAAGCAGATTATCCTCAGCCTGACAATCTGGAAGAGGCAAAAGAACAAGTTAAATTAATTAAGAAATCGATTGAGGAATTAGGTACGGTTAATATTGGTGCTATTGATGAGTATGATAGGATTAAAGAACGACATGAGTTTCTCACCAGCCAACAAACAGATTTAGTGGAAGCAAAACGTACATTATATGAGATTATTGCGGAAATGGACGAAGAGATGACAAGAAGATTTAATGAAACTTTTTCGCAAATAAAAGAAGAATTTACTGTGGTCTTTCAACGCTTATTCGGTGGAGGTCATGCGGAATTAAAATTGACTGATCCGGATCAGTTATTAGAAACAGGTGTAGATATTATTGCGCAGCCACCGGGTAAAAAATTACAACAATTAGGTTTATTATCTGGTGGAGAAAGAGCATTAACAGCCATTGCGTTACTGTTTTCGATATTAAGAGTTCGCCCTGTTCCTTTCTGTGTACTGGATGAGGTGGAAGCTGCACTTGATGAAGCAAATGTTACACGATTTGCGCAATATCTTAAACATTATAGTAAGCATACTCAATTTATTGTGATTACACATAGAAAAGGTACAATGGAAGAAGCAGATGTATTATATGGTGTTACTATGCAGGAATCAGGTGTTTCTCGCTTAGTTTCTGTAAAATTAGAAGAAGCACCAGAGCTTTTAGAAGCATAAGTTCAAGGAGGTAAAATAGTGAGTTTCTTGAATAAACTGAAGGAAAAATTTCAAGCAACAGATAAGCAAGAAGAAGTGTCAGATAAGTATAAAGAGGGTTTAAGTAAAACAAGGAAGTCATTCTCTGAAAAAATCAATGATTTAGTAGCTCGTTATCGAAAAGTGGATGAAGAATTTTTTGAAGATCTTGAAGAAGTGTTGATCGGTGCTGATGTTGGGGTAACGACTGTGATGGATTTAATTGAAGAACTCGAAATGGAAGTAAAGAGACAAAATATTAAGGATACCATCGAAGTCAAACAAGTGATCTCAGAAAAGCTGGTCGAGATTTACCAAGGGGATGATGATGCATCAGAAGATACGTCGTTAAATATCCAGAAAGACGATTTAACGGTGATCCTTTTTGTCGGGGTTAATGGGGTTGGTAAAACAACAACAATTGGCAAGTTGGCTCATCAATTAAAATCAGAAGGAAAAGATGTATTATTAACAGCGGGTGATACTTTCCGTGCCGGTGCTATAGAGCAGTTGAATGAATGGGGCAATCGTGTAGGTGTTGATGTCATTAAACATAGCGAAGGCAGTGACCCGGCAGCTGTTATTTACGATGGAATTCAAGCGGCGAAGTCCCGTAATGCGGATGTATTACTTTGTGATACGGCAGGCCGGTTGCAGAATAAAGTTAACTTAATGAATGAATTAGCAAAAGTAAAAAGAGTTATCGAGCGTGAAATCCCGGGCGCTCCTCATGAAGTGATGCTTGTGCTGGACGCAACGACGGGACAAAATGCATTAAGTCAAGCTAAAACTTTCTCACAAGCAACAGATGTTTCTGGTATTGTATTAACCAAATTAGACGGAACAGCTAAAGGTGGAATTGTCTTAGCAATCCGAAATGAACTTGGCATACCGGTAAAATTAGTAGGACTAGGTGAAAAAGTAACAGACTTAGAAACTTTTGACCCGCACGCTTTTGTATATGGTTTATTTGCAGATTTATTGGAAGAAGAATAGTCTCCAAACTTGACAGTCCTGCTTTAAGATGATTAGACTGAAGTGTAAAGGTATTTTACTTAACGAGGTGTCCTTTTTATGTTAGAAAAAACGACAAGGATTAACGCTCTTTATGATTTTTACCAACAATTGCTGACCGAAAAGCAACGAAATTATATGGAGATGTACTATGTAGAAGATTTCTCTTTGGGGGAAATTTCG encodes:
- the ftsY gene encoding signal recognition particle-docking protein FtsY translates to MSFLNKLKEKFQATDKQEEVSDKYKEGLSKTRKSFSEKINDLVARYRKVDEEFFEDLEEVLIGADVGVTTVMDLIEELEMEVKRQNIKDTIEVKQVISEKLVEIYQGDDDASEDTSLNIQKDDLTVILFVGVNGVGKTTTIGKLAHQLKSEGKDVLLTAGDTFRAGAIEQLNEWGNRVGVDVIKHSEGSDPAAVIYDGIQAAKSRNADVLLCDTAGRLQNKVNLMNELAKVKRVIEREIPGAPHEVMLVLDATTGQNALSQAKTFSQATDVSGIVLTKLDGTAKGGIVLAIRNELGIPVKLVGLGEKVTDLETFDPHAFVYGLFADLLEEE